A single region of the Azospirillum brasilense genome encodes:
- a CDS encoding heme/hemin ABC transporter substrate-binding protein, whose amino-acid sequence MRRLRFLPAAIAATLALTATTLAGAAERRIVTVGPPVTELVYALGDGGSVVGRDTSSHYPQPVNGLPDVGYMRALSAEGVMSLAPTHVLAIQGAGPETTLDQLRALGVTVEVVPETPTLAGLLDKVERVARLLGREAEGRRLADSLNRDLAALAAVAAKSDAKSGAKDGAPVVLGVVGGGPGGLMAAGSRSVPAALIAMAGGRNALEVERDYVPMSSEAVLAAAPDILLVSRSLVDRSGGLDPFLATPQIALTPAAKARRVAVVDGALLMGLGPRTAEAVAELTRVQGTSPQGQP is encoded by the coding sequence ATGAGGCGCCTGCGCTTTCTCCCCGCGGCGATCGCCGCCACCCTCGCGCTCACCGCCACCACCCTGGCCGGGGCGGCGGAGCGGCGGATCGTCACCGTCGGCCCGCCGGTGACCGAGCTGGTCTACGCGCTCGGCGACGGCGGCTCCGTCGTTGGGCGCGACACCAGCAGCCATTACCCGCAGCCGGTGAACGGCCTGCCCGACGTCGGCTACATGCGCGCCCTTTCGGCGGAGGGCGTGATGTCGCTGGCCCCGACCCACGTCCTGGCGATCCAGGGCGCCGGCCCCGAGACAACGCTCGACCAGCTTCGGGCGCTCGGCGTCACGGTGGAGGTCGTTCCGGAAACGCCGACTCTCGCCGGGCTGCTCGACAAGGTGGAGCGGGTCGCCCGCCTGCTCGGCCGGGAGGCGGAGGGGCGGCGCCTGGCGGACTCGCTAAATCGCGACCTCGCCGCCTTGGCCGCCGTCGCCGCCAAGTCCGACGCCAAGTCCGGAGCGAAGGACGGCGCGCCGGTCGTGCTCGGCGTGGTCGGCGGCGGGCCCGGTGGTCTGATGGCGGCGGGCAGCCGCTCCGTCCCCGCCGCGCTGATCGCCATGGCCGGGGGGCGCAACGCCCTGGAGGTGGAGCGCGACTATGTGCCGATGTCGTCGGAGGCCGTCCTGGCCGCCGCACCCGACATCCTGCTGGTCAGCCGGTCGCTGGTCGACCGCTCCGGCGGGCTCGACCCGTTCCTGGCGACGCCGCAGATCGCCCTGACCCCGGCGGCCAAGGCCCGGCGGGTGGCGGTGGTGGACGGCGCGCTGCTGATGGGGCTCGGCCCCCGCACGGCCGAGGCGGTCGCCGAACTCACCCGCGTCCAGGGCACCTCCCCTCAAGGACAACCATGA
- a CDS encoding ABC transporter substrate-binding protein encodes MNVTSTLSRRRFGQLAAGIAAAATLAKPAILRAQGADVVKMGWFNTTTVSAQIAHVLMRTDIAARNGLRMNMIQLNASPAVNEAIVSNAADVGTLSDFAAVTTMAVGAPVTTIASQARFRSAVLVTKKSGITDVAGLKGKQVYGTFGITAFQNAQEAMIKAGLTPGRDMTFVNVGPAELADAVGAQRIDAFFTYDPFVTFFENAGFAQVVSENLTPVIVLTANNRFFKDRPEVAERFLLANSQALYFASQNHDLVNGWFRSLEPAKNIPEAVLEKASGYDPAWNAKAPTDIKAALSEEQIRKLNQLAEWGVEAKLLPRLPDVSKFVDTTIAGKADAAFAAQGFDPKTVKIVG; translated from the coding sequence ATGAACGTGACCTCGACACTCTCTCGCCGTCGTTTCGGCCAGCTCGCCGCCGGCATCGCCGCCGCCGCAACCCTCGCCAAGCCGGCGATCCTCCGCGCGCAGGGCGCGGACGTCGTCAAGATGGGCTGGTTCAACACCACCACCGTGTCGGCCCAGATCGCCCATGTGCTGATGCGCACGGACATCGCGGCCCGCAACGGCCTCCGGATGAACATGATCCAGCTCAACGCCTCGCCGGCGGTGAACGAGGCGATCGTGTCGAACGCGGCCGACGTCGGCACGCTGTCCGACTTCGCCGCCGTCACCACCATGGCCGTCGGGGCGCCGGTCACCACCATCGCCTCGCAGGCGCGCTTCCGCTCGGCGGTGCTGGTGACCAAGAAGTCGGGGATCACCGACGTCGCCGGGCTGAAGGGCAAGCAGGTCTACGGCACCTTCGGCATCACCGCCTTCCAGAACGCCCAGGAGGCGATGATCAAGGCCGGCCTCACCCCCGGCCGCGACATGACCTTCGTCAATGTCGGGCCGGCGGAGCTGGCCGACGCGGTGGGCGCGCAGCGGATCGACGCCTTCTTCACCTACGACCCGTTCGTGACCTTCTTCGAGAACGCCGGCTTCGCCCAGGTGGTCTCGGAAAACCTGACCCCGGTCATCGTGCTGACCGCGAACAACCGCTTCTTCAAGGACCGGCCCGAGGTGGCGGAGCGCTTCCTGCTCGCCAATTCCCAGGCGCTGTATTTCGCCAGCCAGAACCACGACCTCGTCAACGGCTGGTTCCGCTCGCTGGAGCCGGCGAAGAACATCCCGGAGGCCGTGCTGGAGAAGGCGTCGGGCTACGACCCCGCCTGGAACGCCAAGGCGCCCACCGACATCAAGGCGGCGCTGTCGGAGGAGCAGATCAGGAAGCTGAACCAGCTCGCCGAATGGGGCGTGGAGGCGAAGCTGCTGCCGCGCCTGCCCGACGTCTCGAAGTTCGTCGACACGACCATCGCCGGCAAGGCCGACGCCGCCTTTGCCGCCCAGGGCTTCGATCCGAAGACGGTCAAGATCGTCGGCTGA
- a CDS encoding DUF1348 family protein — MSRPPLPPFTEETAIEKVRLAEDGWNSRDPAKVALAYTTDTRWRNRAEFASGRAEVEAFLTRKWNRELDYRLIKELWAFGGNRIAVRYAYEYHDDSGQWFRAYGNENWEFAEDGLMRVRHASINEHPITEADRKFRWPLGRRPDDHPGLSHFGF, encoded by the coding sequence ATGTCCCGCCCTCCCCTGCCCCCCTTCACCGAGGAAACCGCCATCGAGAAGGTCCGTCTGGCGGAAGACGGCTGGAACAGCCGCGACCCCGCCAAGGTGGCGCTGGCCTACACCACCGACACGCGCTGGCGGAACCGCGCGGAGTTCGCCAGCGGCCGCGCCGAGGTCGAGGCCTTCCTGACCCGCAAATGGAACCGCGAGCTGGACTACCGGCTGATCAAGGAGCTGTGGGCGTTCGGGGGCAACCGCATCGCCGTGCGCTACGCCTATGAATACCACGACGACAGCGGCCAATGGTTCCGCGCCTACGGCAACGAGAATTGGGAATTCGCCGAGGACGGGCTGATGCGCGTCCGCCACGCCAGCATCAACGAGCACCCGATCACCGAAGCCGACCGCAAGTTCCGCTGGCCGCTGGGCCGCCGTCCGGACGACCATCCGGGCCTCAGCCACTTCGGCTTCTGA
- a CDS encoding ABC transporter ATP-binding protein, translating to MAANTALKTPTPPPGAPQAQPADIQIDIRNLGKVYGGTSSDNMVVALDGVDLRIRRGEFISLLGPSGCGKSTLLGIVAGFQSASSGTLLQNGRPIVRPDPSRTVVFQDYALFGWMTVQENVEFGLKAKGMAKKQRAEIARSLIDMVRLTGFEEKYPHQISGGMKQRAAIARALAPDPDILLMDEPFGALDAQTRVLLQEEIARISSEAGKTVIFVTHGIDEAVFLADRVVVMSPRPGRVREEVAVPLPRPRTAEMRSDPWFVSTVNDLWETLKPEWQKGE from the coding sequence ATGGCCGCCAACACCGCACTCAAGACCCCCACCCCGCCCCCCGGCGCGCCGCAGGCCCAGCCGGCCGACATCCAGATCGACATCCGGAACCTGGGCAAGGTCTATGGCGGGACCTCGTCCGACAACATGGTGGTCGCGCTCGACGGGGTCGATCTGCGCATCCGCCGCGGCGAGTTCATCTCGCTGCTCGGCCCCTCGGGCTGCGGAAAGTCGACCCTGCTCGGCATCGTCGCCGGCTTCCAGTCCGCGTCGAGCGGGACGCTCCTGCAGAACGGTCGCCCCATCGTCAGGCCGGACCCGTCGCGCACCGTCGTCTTCCAGGACTACGCGCTGTTCGGCTGGATGACCGTGCAGGAGAACGTGGAGTTCGGCCTGAAGGCCAAGGGCATGGCGAAGAAGCAGCGCGCGGAGATCGCCCGCTCGCTGATCGACATGGTCCGGCTGACCGGCTTCGAGGAGAAATACCCGCACCAGATCTCCGGCGGCATGAAGCAGCGGGCGGCCATCGCCCGCGCGCTCGCCCCGGACCCCGACATCCTGCTGATGGACGAGCCGTTCGGCGCGCTGGACGCGCAGACCCGCGTGCTGCTGCAGGAGGAGATCGCCCGCATTTCGTCCGAGGCCGGCAAGACGGTAATCTTCGTCACCCACGGCATCGACGAGGCGGTGTTCCTGGCCGACCGCGTGGTGGTGATGAGCCCGCGGCCCGGCCGGGTGCGCGAAGAGGTCGCCGTGCCGCTGCCGCGGCCCCGCACGGCCGAGATGCGCTCCGATCCCTGGTTCGTCTCCACGGTCAACGACCTGTGGGAGACCCTGAAACCCGAATGGCAAAAAGGGGAATGA
- a CDS encoding TrmB family transcriptional regulator: protein MNLEEKLSRIGISGTLYKLYLTTIRLGGGSVTEVAAGAGMARTTAHDALAKLEAEGLVRFVDHGKRRFVVAQDPGILLERSEARRQMLEDVMPVLRSMYHHENGQPNVRFHPGPEGIRTVLWETLSGDEKELRATLSMRELMVEPGLEEMERYLKERARRGIWLRVIRSEERDIAPIWPSSQEERRELRYAPATYNLAMTCFIHGSKVSVISSARESYGLILDSADFAAFQASMFDAMWSLSTPAPTIP from the coding sequence GTGAATCTGGAGGAGAAGCTGTCCCGGATCGGCATATCGGGGACGCTCTACAAGCTCTATCTGACGACGATCCGCCTCGGCGGCGGCTCCGTCACGGAGGTGGCCGCGGGTGCCGGCATGGCCCGCACCACGGCGCACGACGCTCTCGCCAAGCTGGAGGCGGAGGGGCTCGTCCGCTTCGTCGATCACGGCAAGCGCCGCTTCGTGGTCGCCCAGGACCCGGGCATCCTGCTGGAGCGCAGCGAGGCCCGGCGACAGATGCTCGAGGACGTGATGCCCGTCCTGCGGTCGATGTACCATCACGAGAACGGCCAGCCGAACGTCCGCTTCCACCCCGGCCCCGAAGGCATCCGCACCGTGCTGTGGGAGACGCTGAGCGGCGACGAGAAGGAACTGCGCGCCACCCTCTCCATGCGGGAGCTGATGGTCGAGCCGGGGCTGGAGGAGATGGAGCGCTACCTGAAGGAGCGGGCGCGGCGCGGCATCTGGCTGCGGGTGATCCGCTCGGAGGAGCGCGACATCGCGCCGATCTGGCCGTCGAGCCAGGAGGAGCGGCGCGAACTGCGCTACGCGCCCGCCACCTACAACCTCGCGATGACCTGCTTCATTCACGGCAGCAAGGTGTCGGTCATCTCGTCGGCGCGCGAGAGCTACGGCCTGATTCTTGACAGCGCCGATTTCGCGGCCTTCCAGGCGTCCATGTTCGACGCCATGTGGAGCCTGAGCACGCCGGCGCCGACGATCCCCTGA
- a CDS encoding carbon-nitrogen hydrolase family protein translates to MTKVKVAAVQAATVPFDAAAATARTVDLIAEAASTGASLAVFPEAFIGGYPKGLDFGCSIGRRTPEGRADFARYVRGAITVPGPETETLSAACARHGIHAVVGVIERDGGTLYCTVLYLSPDGQMGKHRKVMPTGSERLVWGFGDGSTLTVMDTPFGRVGGAICWEHYMPLMRAAYYAKGVQLWAAPTADDRESWIATMRHVAMEGRCFVIGACQVMRRSDFPADYASRIDAGPDEWMMHGRSVIVGPLGEILAGPLVDAEGILTAEVDVEDLVGAKLDFDPVGHYARPDLFSMRVDETPRAPVATVREGALPERNEKIEEAA, encoded by the coding sequence ATGACCAAGGTTAAAGTGGCCGCGGTGCAGGCGGCGACGGTGCCGTTCGACGCCGCCGCGGCGACCGCGCGCACGGTCGACCTGATCGCCGAGGCGGCGTCCACCGGCGCGTCGCTCGCCGTCTTCCCGGAGGCCTTCATCGGCGGCTACCCGAAGGGGCTCGACTTCGGCTGCTCGATCGGCCGGCGCACGCCGGAGGGCCGCGCCGACTTCGCCCGCTACGTCCGCGGCGCGATCACCGTGCCGGGACCGGAGACCGAGACGCTGTCGGCGGCCTGCGCGCGGCACGGAATCCACGCGGTCGTCGGTGTCATCGAGCGTGACGGCGGAACGCTCTACTGCACGGTGCTCTACCTGTCGCCGGACGGCCAGATGGGCAAGCACCGCAAGGTGATGCCGACCGGGTCGGAGCGGCTGGTCTGGGGGTTCGGCGACGGCTCGACCCTCACCGTCATGGACACGCCGTTCGGCCGTGTCGGCGGCGCCATCTGCTGGGAGCATTACATGCCGCTGATGCGCGCGGCCTACTACGCCAAGGGCGTCCAGCTCTGGGCGGCGCCGACGGCGGACGACCGCGAAAGCTGGATCGCCACCATGCGCCACGTCGCCATGGAGGGGCGCTGCTTCGTGATCGGCGCCTGCCAGGTGATGCGCCGTTCGGACTTCCCGGCGGACTACGCGAGCCGCATCGACGCCGGGCCGGACGAATGGATGATGCACGGCCGCTCGGTCATCGTCGGGCCGCTCGGCGAGATCCTCGCCGGCCCGCTGGTCGACGCGGAGGGCATCCTGACCGCCGAGGTGGACGTCGAGGATCTGGTCGGCGCCAAGCTCGATTTCGATCCGGTCGGCCATTACGCGCGGCCGGACCTGTTCAGCATGCGCGTCGACGAGACCCCGCGCGCGCCGGTCGCCACGGTGCGCGAGGGCGCCCTTCCGGAGCGCAACGAGAAAATCGAAGAAGCGGCCTGA
- a CDS encoding flavin reductase family protein, with product MTLRLDDAPARGGAAPSHDAARPATDDASAPAMRHFDFATLPAPDRYRLLTAAVLPRPIAWAVTRSAEGRVNAAPYSFFNVFGSDRPVVCLGVLARPDRPKDTAVNIRATREFVINLVPFDLAEAMNLTCVEAPPEVDETRLAGLATLPSVAVRPPRIAASPVAFECRLIHEFESGPGQWLFVGEVLHAHVATRVLTGNPERPRIDHEALDLVARMHGPSAYLRTRDVFDLVRPVWADTAPQSTETHCKERQA from the coding sequence ATGACCCTACGACTTGACGACGCACCGGCGCGGGGTGGCGCGGCGCCGTCCCACGACGCGGCCCGGCCGGCCACCGACGACGCCTCCGCCCCCGCCATGCGCCATTTCGACTTCGCGACGCTTCCGGCGCCCGACCGTTACCGCCTTCTCACCGCCGCGGTCCTGCCGCGGCCGATCGCCTGGGCGGTGACCCGCTCGGCGGAGGGCCGGGTGAACGCGGCCCCCTACTCCTTCTTCAACGTCTTCGGCTCCGACCGGCCGGTGGTCTGTCTCGGCGTGCTGGCGCGCCCGGACCGGCCGAAGGACACGGCGGTCAACATCCGGGCGACGCGCGAGTTCGTGATCAACCTCGTCCCCTTCGACCTCGCTGAGGCGATGAACCTCACCTGCGTCGAGGCGCCGCCCGAGGTGGACGAGACCCGGCTCGCCGGGCTCGCCACCCTGCCGAGCGTCGCGGTCCGGCCGCCGCGCATCGCCGCCTCGCCGGTCGCCTTCGAATGCCGTCTGATCCACGAGTTCGAAAGCGGTCCCGGACAATGGCTGTTCGTGGGCGAGGTGCTGCACGCCCATGTCGCGACGCGCGTCCTGACCGGCAATCCCGAACGCCCCCGCATCGACCATGAGGCGCTCGACCTCGTCGCCCGCATGCACGGCCCCTCGGCCTATCTGCGCACCCGCGACGTCTTCGATCTGGTGAGGCCGGTCTGGGCCGACACCGCGCCCCAATCCACCGAAACACACTGCAAGGAACGACAAGCATGA
- a CDS encoding FecCD family ABC transporter permease — protein MSLTLSMPSSRKGDRAAPSFRRPPLVPVLAALAVALALAVLTAVATGGVSVPLDRSLSHLAALLGLPGTPLSERDWMVLTMLRLPRIVLAAAVGVTLGVAGVALQAVFRNPLADPGLVGVSSGAALAGSAAMVLGVSGLGLARSGLSLATVLPLAAFLGALAATVLILAISRRDGRNSPATMLLAGIAVNAMGGAGIGLFSYLGDDLALRQMTFWMMGGFGGSSWAQIGPAMVLMGLATAGLLAGARRLDLFAMGEREAFLQGLDPHRFAVRTVLLVALGVGAAVAVSGLIGFVGLIVPHVMRILLGPVHRRLMPATALAAAVLLVLADTMARTIAAPADVPAGLLLGTVGGPFFLWLLRRRAGALGGT, from the coding sequence ATGAGCCTGACCTTGTCCATGCCATCCTCCCGGAAAGGGGACCGGGCGGCGCCGTCCTTCCGGCGCCCGCCCCTCGTCCCGGTGCTGGCGGCACTGGCCGTGGCGCTGGCGCTGGCCGTGCTGACCGCCGTCGCGACGGGCGGCGTGTCCGTCCCGCTCGACCGCAGCCTGTCCCACCTCGCCGCCCTGCTCGGCCTGCCCGGAACGCCGCTGTCGGAGCGCGACTGGATGGTGCTGACCATGCTGCGCCTGCCGCGCATCGTCCTGGCCGCCGCGGTCGGGGTGACGCTGGGCGTGGCCGGGGTGGCGCTGCAGGCCGTGTTCCGCAACCCGCTGGCCGATCCCGGGCTGGTCGGCGTGTCGAGCGGGGCGGCGCTGGCCGGCTCCGCCGCCATGGTGCTGGGGGTGTCGGGGCTGGGGCTGGCGCGCAGCGGCCTGTCGCTCGCCACCGTGCTGCCGCTGGCCGCCTTCCTCGGCGCGCTGGCCGCCACCGTGCTGATCCTGGCGATCTCCCGCCGCGACGGGCGCAACTCCCCCGCCACCATGCTGCTGGCCGGCATCGCGGTGAACGCCATGGGCGGGGCCGGCATCGGGCTGTTCAGCTACCTCGGCGACGACCTCGCGCTGCGCCAGATGACCTTCTGGATGATGGGCGGCTTCGGCGGATCGAGCTGGGCGCAGATCGGGCCGGCGATGGTGCTGATGGGACTGGCGACCGCCGGGCTGCTGGCCGGGGCGCGGCGGCTCGACCTGTTCGCCATGGGCGAGCGGGAGGCCTTCCTCCAGGGCCTCGACCCGCACCGCTTCGCCGTGCGCACGGTGCTTCTGGTGGCGCTGGGCGTCGGGGCGGCGGTGGCGGTGTCCGGCCTGATCGGCTTCGTCGGGCTGATCGTGCCGCACGTCATGCGCATCCTGCTGGGACCGGTGCACCGCCGGCTGATGCCGGCGACGGCGCTGGCCGCAGCGGTCCTGCTGGTCCTGGCCGACACGATGGCCCGCACCATCGCCGCCCCGGCCGACGTGCCGGCCGGCCTGCTGCTGGGCACCGTCGGCGGTCCCTTCTTCCTGTGGCTTCTGCGCCGCCGCGCCGGCGCGCTGGGAGGGACCTGA
- a CDS encoding LysR substrate-binding domain-containing protein yields the protein MDRLQAMRIFVKVAEAESFAEAARHLRLSAPAATRAVAALEELIGARLFVRTTRSVKVTEAGARYLEDCRRILSDITEAEAAAGGIYATPTGTLAVTASALFGPMHVLPIVTEYLDRYPGMRAQTFFVDRPVNIVEEGIDVAVRIGHLPDSGLTAIRVGTVRRVVCGAPAYFQRHGVPQTPADLKHHRVAVSTGAWASPEWRFAGDQRVTIDPVLQCNTNEAVIATARAGWGLTRVLHYQIGPALLAGELRIVLADHEEPPLPIHVLHPEGRHAPAKVRAFVDLAVTRLRENRFLN from the coding sequence ATGGACCGGCTGCAGGCGATGCGGATCTTCGTGAAGGTCGCGGAGGCGGAAAGCTTCGCCGAAGCCGCCCGCCACCTGCGTCTGAGCGCGCCCGCGGCGACGCGCGCCGTGGCGGCCCTTGAGGAGCTGATCGGTGCCCGCCTGTTCGTGCGCACCACCCGCTCGGTCAAGGTCACCGAAGCCGGGGCGCGCTACCTCGAGGACTGCCGCCGCATCCTCTCGGACATCACGGAGGCGGAGGCCGCCGCGGGCGGCATCTACGCCACCCCGACCGGGACGCTCGCCGTCACCGCCTCGGCTCTGTTCGGGCCGATGCATGTGCTGCCGATCGTGACCGAGTATCTCGATCGCTACCCCGGCATGCGCGCGCAGACCTTCTTCGTCGATCGCCCGGTGAACATCGTGGAGGAGGGCATCGACGTCGCCGTGCGCATCGGGCACCTTCCGGATTCCGGGCTCACCGCCATCCGGGTCGGCACGGTCCGGCGCGTGGTCTGCGGCGCCCCGGCCTATTTCCAGCGCCACGGCGTCCCACAGACGCCGGCCGACCTCAAGCACCACCGCGTCGCCGTGTCGACCGGCGCCTGGGCGTCGCCGGAGTGGCGGTTCGCGGGGGACCAGCGGGTGACCATCGACCCGGTCCTGCAATGCAACACCAACGAGGCGGTGATCGCGACCGCCAGGGCGGGCTGGGGCCTCACCCGGGTGCTCCATTACCAGATCGGCCCGGCCTTGCTGGCCGGCGAGCTTCGCATCGTGCTCGCCGATCATGAGGAGCCGCCCCTGCCCATCCACGTCCTGCACCCCGAAGGGCGCCACGCGCCGGCCAAGGTGAGGGCCTTCGTGGACTTGGCCGTGACCCGCCTGCGCGAGAACCGCTTCCTCAATTAG
- a CDS encoding ChuX/HutX family heme-like substrate-binding protein: MPDTRLPTVLPTADPILSTLPGWENDASARPTRLEVDWTDALRKLDVLGTVRVVTGNRSITHEKTGRFGNVDGNGPALIVLNREVDLRVFPRHWAITVHTPETDGEAEAIRVFDRHGRAVHAIHRTAETNAAAWDAFLILHRAADQDAPALEPLPVPAAERPDAEIDVEGLRAAWSAMTDVHEFFGMLRTFGVGRRQALRLAGTGFARELPATTLLPLLEAARDRRLDIMIFVGNAGCIQIHTGTVDHPTTADGLLRIDDPGFTLRAIQARLSSAWVVHKPTDKGGITTVELYDDRGDNAAILCGQRDEDKPERAEWRALAASL; encoded by the coding sequence ATGCCCGACACCCGCCTGCCGACCGTCCTTCCGACTGCCGATCCGATCCTGTCCACCCTCCCCGGCTGGGAGAACGACGCCTCCGCCCGCCCGACGCGGCTTGAGGTGGATTGGACCGACGCCCTGAGGAAGCTGGACGTCCTGGGGACGGTCCGCGTCGTCACCGGCAACCGCAGCATCACCCACGAGAAGACCGGGCGCTTCGGCAACGTCGACGGCAACGGCCCGGCCTTGATCGTGCTGAACCGCGAGGTCGACCTGCGCGTCTTCCCGCGCCACTGGGCCATCACCGTCCACACGCCGGAGACGGACGGCGAGGCCGAGGCCATCCGTGTCTTCGACCGGCACGGCCGCGCCGTCCACGCCATCCACCGCACCGCTGAGACGAACGCCGCCGCTTGGGACGCCTTCCTCATCCTGCACCGCGCCGCCGACCAGGACGCGCCGGCCCTGGAACCTCTGCCCGTCCCCGCCGCCGAGCGGCCCGACGCCGAGATCGACGTGGAGGGGCTGCGCGCCGCCTGGAGCGCGATGACCGACGTGCACGAGTTCTTCGGCATGCTGAGGACCTTCGGGGTCGGGCGCCGGCAGGCGCTGCGCCTCGCCGGGACGGGCTTCGCGCGGGAACTGCCCGCCACCACCCTCCTGCCGCTGCTGGAGGCGGCGCGCGACCGCCGGCTGGACATCATGATCTTCGTCGGCAACGCCGGCTGCATCCAGATCCACACCGGTACGGTGGACCATCCGACGACGGCCGACGGGCTGCTGCGCATCGACGACCCCGGCTTCACCCTGCGCGCCATCCAGGCCCGGCTGTCCAGCGCCTGGGTCGTCCACAAGCCGACCGACAAGGGCGGCATCACCACCGTCGAGCTGTACGACGACCGGGGCGACAACGCGGCCATCCTGTGCGGCCAGCGCGACGAGGACAAGCCGGAACGGGCGGAGTGGCGCGCGCTCGCCGCGTCCCTGTGA
- a CDS encoding ABC transporter permease: protein MEANTKAHAAAPPFMQRAPRRRAAPRILTDRSFRAALGLTAFFAVWQALTSLGLIDAFLLPSPVAVAGALWDMALDGSLWVHLGASLQRVAVGFALACVVGMALGLMCGWWRGIADFVRPVVEALRPIPPLAWIPITILWFGLGDAASYFLVFLGAVFPAFVATYTAVRGLDRNQMNAALCLGATPWQLFTDVLIPASLPIILPGLRIALGVGWMCVVTAELIAAQTGLGYLIQQSRMLFQINNVVAGMVAIGLVGFAMSAVLERIERRVNAWAPSERN from the coding sequence ATGGAAGCGAACACGAAAGCGCATGCGGCTGCGCCGCCCTTCATGCAGAGGGCGCCGCGCCGCCGCGCGGCCCCCCGCATTCTGACGGACCGGTCCTTCCGCGCGGCGCTGGGCCTCACCGCCTTCTTCGCCGTCTGGCAGGCGCTGACCTCGCTCGGCCTCATCGACGCCTTCCTTCTGCCCTCGCCGGTCGCGGTGGCGGGGGCGCTCTGGGACATGGCGCTCGACGGCTCGCTGTGGGTCCATCTCGGCGCCAGCCTGCAGCGGGTGGCCGTCGGCTTCGCGCTCGCCTGCGTCGTCGGCATGGCGCTCGGGCTGATGTGCGGCTGGTGGCGCGGCATCGCGGACTTCGTGCGGCCGGTGGTCGAGGCGCTGCGCCCCATTCCCCCGCTCGCCTGGATCCCGATCACCATCCTGTGGTTCGGCCTCGGTGACGCCGCGTCCTATTTCCTGGTCTTCCTCGGCGCCGTCTTCCCGGCCTTCGTCGCCACCTACACGGCGGTGCGCGGACTCGACCGGAACCAGATGAACGCGGCGCTCTGCCTCGGCGCGACGCCCTGGCAGCTCTTCACCGACGTGCTGATCCCCGCCTCCCTGCCGATCATCCTGCCGGGGCTGCGGATCGCGCTGGGCGTGGGCTGGATGTGCGTTGTGACCGCCGAGCTGATCGCGGCGCAGACCGGCCTCGGCTACCTGATCCAGCAGTCGCGCATGCTTTTCCAGATCAACAACGTCGTTGCGGGCATGGTGGCCATCGGTCTCGTCGGCTTCGCCATGTCCGCCGTCCTCGAACGGATCGAGCGTCGGGTGAACGCCTGGGCGCCTTCCGAGCGCAATTGA